A window of Schistocerca serialis cubense isolate TAMUIC-IGC-003099 chromosome 1, iqSchSeri2.2, whole genome shotgun sequence genomic DNA:
CACATTGATGAATCCTCTCTCACACAGCTCTACACCATCTGCTTAAATTCTGTTGTGCTTCTGGAGAACGCTGATCAAGTCTTCGTGTCACGAATGATCCATTCTCTCGCAAGTTCCCATCCACGgcgataatttttttttacaattcagaTGAAGCATGTAACTAAAGTTTTCTCTGTACATTTGTTATGTCTGTTGggcgcgggggggtggggggggggggctacgccTATAATGGGCTCGTTAAAACGGGTACAAGTAGAAATGAAATACACTAGCCATACATATAGAAGAAAACAAGGGTTTACTGTAGGTTGTGTTAGAATACAATTGAAGTTTGATCAGAATTGCACAGAAAACAGGCTTAAGGTATTGACCGCACGTTAATCTGGAGATGCTTTCCTACAGTCAGTCATTAGTATTGGAAATCTGTATACCACCCAGAGGCGAACGACCCGATGTGTACAGTTGAGACCCTTGCGTCTGGTGGGGCTTACACATTCTATCCtgtgttcttccttttttttcccttcctGATGAAATGATCATATGTCAAATTCTTACAATTTCTCAAGccaaagttatttttaattttttattttttgtcttaagCGTATACTAGGTATTTTATGAAATAGcaatacagatttatttatttctgtacaaagtgttacaaaaatgtaaagtaatatacAGTTCATTTAATAAGGTAACTAATAGACCATCAGTGCAGATAAATgttaaatgcaaatattgcatatTGTCTGACTATTCGGACGCTACAGCTACCAGCTGCAGATACATGAAAGTCTATAAATGCAAGTCTATAAATTCCTATAGCAAGTAACGCTCCATCTTAGACAAGTCATCAACTGTATACAGTGGCAGTTCCACCGTGGGCGTATCGTCAACGTCGAAGTGGGAATGAAACATACACAACCGAGTCTCCCATGGGTAGATAATCCGAGACCTCGTAACACCTGAAATATTCATTCCGTCCATTATTTCCTTAACCCAAAACATGATCTTCTGCGGTCTGCATACTTTTGgccatgatagtttctggcacgttGTATAAAGAATCTGGAAATAACTGTATTTAAGTTTAACAGATTATATGATCCAGCGTGTACTGAATAATAGAAGAATACAATGAACAGTGATCAGTATAAGAAACATTTACTTCAGGCACTGGGATAATAGGCTTAAACGAATGGCTTCGATGTAGTTAAAAGCGAAGCAGGCAGGAACCATTCTATTAATCGTGCCTTACGGAGTCTTCGGGAAACAGAAGTGTGGGTAACAGGACGTGAATTTGAACCATGCTCCTCCATTATGAAAGAATAGTGCCTTATCAAAGGCTACCACTTGCTCCAAGTACGTTACATTTACAAACGCCTTTAGACTATTTTTGCAAGCGGAGAAAGCCCTCGACATTGTCTATTGTAATAAGAGGCTTTGATGATGCTATTATAAATAAAACGCGAAAAACTTTTTCCGCAAGTATAGATCACATATTTCAGCTGCACAAGGGTCGATAACGAAAACCAAAGAATTATTTCTGGATTATTTGGAGGAAACTAAGCAACCAGACTTTACTCTTCGACCATTAAAATTTAAAACGACTTATAAGGTACGTActcaataacatttttttttattttttttttacaaaatgtactcTAAAAAGGTGCACTGGTAACTTACATATGTATGCGGCGAAAGCTTGATAGGATATTGCAAAAAATGCAATTAATCAGAATGAATCAatggaaaatttattaaatttattaacttAATCAGAGACATAACAGAGAGAcagtgttacagttgtttttgtttgtttgatagGCGGCACACGGGGGGAAAATTTCATACAGAAATTGGTCATTATGGAATTGGTCCAGCACTGCGTCTGATACCACTGACTTCTGAGCAACGTTGCTGGTTGTTCTAGACTAGAAATATCGTCGATATCTGTTTATGTATCCTGTCAGAGAAGGAGAAGAGTTTAAAGAGTCACGAATGGTATACACTACATACATACCCTGACTGCAACAACGTTTTAAAAACATTCTGTCTCTAAACGCCTGTTTTAGTTTACGTTCGACTAATTCGGAACAACAAACGCGCTAAGAAAACATACACTAACTGAGAATCAGATGGGAGTACATCTTGTATTACGAGTGACGGAATTGTCTCGCTTTAAAAACAcgctataaatataaatataagtgtAAAAATTAGACGGTAGGGTTATGTTGCAAATCAtgtattaaaatttgagcaatgctatttatttatgctTAAATGGTGAGAGGCTGAACACAACGTTGGAGTTATGGCAGTGAGTTGCAACACCTGCGGGTGCTTTGCTTACATTTACAGCTTTGGTCAACTTGAGGTTTTCTTCGGTAACTTGTGATGGTAACTACTACGTAgcaggaattaaatttaaaaaaaaagcttgaGCATAGAGACATTTTTCCTAGCACAGCAGTTGTCAATGAGACGAGGCCGCTGCCCTTCGTAGAAATGTCGTGGCGTTTCGCCTGGCAGTCGATAGGCGTCGCATCAGTCGCCGCAATAGCTCCGGAGATTTCAACGCTGGATTGGAAGACGAGCCGCGACGGCGTACGAACTCTGGCGGCagctgctggaactgctgctggccGTGGCCGAGGCCCTGGCTGTGGCTGAAGCTGAAGCTGGCCGAGTGATGGACCGCCGCCCCCGCCGGCCTGAAACACGGCGGAGGCGGCGCCTGTGTTAGCGTACACTGTTCAGAGATCGGTCTGAAAACACGGCGGTTAGTCTGTCTGAAACTGGGATACATCTACGTTATGAAACGATTAAACGTCAACCTGTTTGATCAAAATAACATTTTCCAGTTTTTtcttgacttttttttaaatttcgaacgACTCTTTTGTTATATTAATTCAAATACAGAATTACAAAGAAGAGAACATTAAAGTAGTACCCTTCTTCAGTACAGCCAAGTGCCTTAAAAATCATCCCATAAGGTTGTTAATCTCTCCTAACATAAATCATTAGGATTTGAAATCAGTTGCAACGTAAAAGCATGATGGTGCTTAAAGAAATAAAGAACGTGAAACGTCTATGGCTAACACTTAAAACGTTTTGTCCAGTTGTAAATGCAGCCTTCACAGATAAACGACAAtgataaatatttttccttgtttaagacacaacagaaatacaaaatgatCAGTGtggtttcgcagaggaagactgcactgacaCAACCCACAAATGCTATCTGTCGGTATTCGCATGTGATTTCTCAAAGTTACATTAACCACCACCGGTGGCGAGCAATTTGATGGAGAACCTTTGACAGTGCATAGTCACTCGTCCTGCCGAAACGACAGAAGAACAGTCAGAGAACCAGattgagcttttcactctgcagcggagtgtgcgctgatatgaaactttcctggcagattcaaactgtgtgcccgaccgagactcgaactcgggacctttgcctttcgcgggcaaatgctctaccacttgcccgcgaaaggcaaaggtcccgagttcgagtctcggtcgggcacacagttttaatctgccaggaaagtcaGAGAACCGTCAGCCATATAACCCAAGCAAGATCATAAcacatggaaaagagccaccgtggtacaacaaaagagttagaaaactgctgcggaagcaaagggaatttcacagcaaacataaacatagccaaagccttgcagacaaagaaaaattacgcgaagcgaaatgtagtgtgaggaggtctatgagagaggcgttcaatgaattcgaaagtaaagttctatgtactgacttggcagaaaatcgtaagaaattttagtcttatgtcaaagcggtaggtggatcaaaacaaaatgtccagacactctgtgaccaaaatggtactgaaacagaggacgacagactaaaggccaaaatactaaatgtctttttccaaagctgtttcacagaggaatactgcactgtagttccttctctagattgtcgcacagatgacaaaatggtagatatcgaaatagacgacagagggatagagaaacaattaaaatcgctcaaaagaggaaaggctgataggataccagttcgattttacacagagtacgcgaaggaacttgccccccttcttgcagcggtgtgccgtaggtctctagaagagcgtagcgttccaaaggattggaaaagggcacaggtcatccccgttttcaagaagggacgccgaacagatgtgcataactatagacctatatctctaacgtttatcagttgtagaattttggaacacgtattatgttcgagtataatgacttttctggagactagaaatctactctgtaggaatcagcatgggtttcgaaaaagacggtcgtctgaaacccagctcgcgctattcgtccacgagactcagagggccatacacacgggttcccaggtagatgccgtgtttcttgacatccgcaaggcgtttgatacagttccccactgtcgtttaatgaacaaagtaagagcatatggactatcagaccaattgtgtgatttgattgaagagttcctacataacagaacgcagcatgtcgttctcaatggagagaagtcttccgaagtaagcgtgatttcaggtgtgccgcaggggagtgtcgtaggaccgttgctattcacaatatacataaatgaccttgtggataacatcggaagttcactgaggctttttgcggatgatgctgtggtatatcgagaggttgtaacaatggaaaattgtactgaaatgcaggaggatctgcagcgaattgacgcatggtgcagggaatggcaattgaatctcaacgtagacaagtgtaatgtgctgcgaatacatagaaagaaagatcccttatcatttagctgcaatatagcaggtcagcaactggaagcagttaattccataaattatctgggagtactcattaggagtgatttaaaatggaatgatcatataaagttgatcgtcggtaaagcagacgccagactgagattcattggaagaatcctaaggaaatgcaattcgaaaacaaaggaagtacgtcacagtacgcttgttcgtccactgcttgaatactgctcagcagtgtgggatccttaccagatagcgttgatagaagaggtagagaagatccaacggagagcagcgcgcttcgttacaggatcatttagtaatcgcgaaagcgttacggagatgataaactccagtggaagactctgcaggagagacgctcaatatctcgatacgggcttttgttgaagtttcgagaacataccttcaccgaggaatcaagcagtatattgctccctcctacgtatatctcgcgaagagaccatgaggataaaatcagagagattagagtcacacagaggcatactgacaatccttctttccacgaacaatacgagactggaatagaagggagaaccgataggtactcaaggtaccctccgccacacaccgtcaggtggcttgcggagtatggatgtagatgtagatgtagaagaacgccAACAGGTACTCGTAAAACGGTATGAGGCTATGATAATGTCGTCCATTCCTGTTTATTGCACGTAAAGAAGCTATTACAGCCTACTACCAATAAAGAAATCAAAATTAGCGACAAGAACATTTCATTTTGCGAATAGCTGAGCTTAACAATGAAAAGACAGCAGTACGCACCCCTGTTACAAGGACAGAGACACCAACAGTCGCGGTGAATTGCTTGCCGATACTCTACTGATATCATTTTCAATGAAAAAGCAATTCTTGTATTGTCGTAAAGCCATCAAATCGCATTCACGAAATATGAAGAAAAACTGCTGTACTGCTGTTAATTATCTTGCTGATAACTATTAGTTCCTAAAAAAATTATGTTGTTGGAAAATAGCTTTACATTAATAAATgattataagcaaataaaaatagaaCCGACTCCTTTGGCAGTCCCAGTGCGTACGAAATTAGGTGCTCGTCAAAAATTTTCATGATGAACATTCTTCTCGTTTGTAATCTCTGTCCATACGACATCAGTTATACTACGTGAGATTTCATTTAGCAGACTGGATGTAATAGCAGAACGAAATTAAATTCCCAGTATACATGTATCGGAAGTGACATGTATTTGTAGATGGatcataaatattatttattatttaccaAAGCTAAGAAAAACTAAAACATACAGTTTATAATCTCTATTAATCGCATGAAACTCAATAAATATACAATAGACCATCATGTTATTCGTCTAGCTAATTTTTGAAGCTGCATTCGTAATTGAGTTTCAATTACATAGTAATCTACGACACGGCTGAATAAATTGATAGTGATATGCACTCACTTGTCAGAAactggtgaagaagaagaagaaatacatcTCACTGAGACAACGTATGCCTTTCTGCGAAACTCTGTAGGTGAAATAAATGTAGGCGTTTCGTTCGTATCAATGGTTCTGTGCTCACACCATTATAGTTGTTTGTATGAAATCAAATCATATGTGACGCCATGCTTGTGAAACCACAATAAGAACATCGACTTGGAAGCGACAGTAAACGGCAGGTAATTCAGCGATAATTAGAGCGAGGAAATGGATGCAGATACTCTGAAGGAGATGGTTGTATGAAATTATCACTTCGAAAATGTGGAGAAGTAAAGTAGACATCCAATCAGAGAAAATGTGTTACAGCAATATGTCGTCATTTTGGGTTCTGGCCAGAGCTTACTGCCTGCAGTCCCAGAATGAATAAACACAATGATAGGTAGAAAGTGAATTTTGGAGAAATTAAGGAGGAAAACAAGCCTAAAGTGTAATGTCCCTTCGATGTCGAGATCATTAGAAACACTAGCTCGGATAGGAAATCGGCAAGATCCTTTTCACAGAATATGGCATTCACCTTAGGAGACTTCAGGAAATCGCGAATGGCCTACATCAAGAAGACTGGGCGAAGCATCTTGGGAGAGAAGGGTCTGTGCTGTTCTAATGATCTTTTGAAACTACAACAGTGTCATGGCAGCAAAATTTCTACTAGGAATTAACTACAGTATTAGTGACCTGTTTGATTTGCGCAGCAGAGACAAATAATATGTAGTACTCGGCATATAAGTCACgtcaaattacaattaaaatgcaactCTTCTAGGTAAATTACAGCAAAAGAAGCCTCCTCAGTAGAGATCACTAACACATTCTTTCGTGGTGGTGCTCAACTTTGAGGTAACTCAATCGAATCCTGATCGTGGAAGTAATTTTCATAGCCAGAATTTTGTCGGAAAAGAGGTAGTGGCGTAAAATTCCTGATCATTATCACCAGAGTTTGCGCCAGCGTTCTGGGAGAAATTCAAAACCCCTCCACAATGTCCCATTGAGTGAGGGTCTGTGGCTGTGATGCTGATCCGTTAGCTGCGTGGTCGTTGGACCCTGCGGCCCCTTTTTTGCTGTTCGAGAGGAGCAGGTTTTATGTCGGCACTGACATCCTATCTTTTTTCGTTATCATCAGCATCAACAACGACACATTCATGATACTGCACACTACATATGCAGGCATCAGTCACCACCACGACTTATTTTACACTCAATACAATGATACAGAAGTTGTTACAATTGTGCCTGCTAGAAGGGCTTGCACCAGGCTACACTACATGCCATGGTATTAGTATGATTGCTAGACTGAgctttcaaatgttcagatgtgtgtgagatcttatgggacttacctgctaaggtcatcagtccctaagcttacacacaacttaacccaaattattctagggacaaacacacacacacccatgtccgatggaggactcgagcctccgccgggacgagccgcacagtccgtgactgcagtgcctgagaccgctaggctaatcccgcacggcagacTGTGCTTTAATTGGTTGCGACTTACGTAGCAGGAACTTTATATCGAGGGCGTTTTTTGTCCTGTTCATCAAAAGCAAACAGCGGATACTTTGGAGTCTCTTGGACACCATAAGGCTGGTTGCAGGGTATAGATATAGATAAGCTAGGAAATCGGAACGCAATCTCATAGCGTTCAAACCGTTGCGGAGGGACGAAGCTGGTCGAGTTGAAGTCCATCGGCCAGGTTCAGACTAGAGTAAGACATTTTTCTACGTCTATCCTCCCGAGACTATGAAGACTTAAAAAGTATGCGAAATTCACTGAGATTTCAATAGAACTCTTAcgcagagaaaaaaaaacagatgtCTGTGCCTTACCCGTATTGTGATTGTGTAAACCGTGTTAGACTAATTTAGAGTAAGCAGAGTATAACATAAATGGACTGAGTGAAATCAGGgtgcaagatttaagaaaaataaataatacattgaaaTATTTCTTTGGTTTATACTTTATTGTAGATTAATTTCAGTTGAAATCTTCGTTCATGTTTGAAGCCGTTGAAAATGGTTTGCTATGATTTTGTATTCCTCGCTGGGAACCTGCCCAGCGAATAAACTACACTGGATTTCCTCATTTTCAGAGTGTTGCAGGgctatctgttttaattgttaaaaaccattcaaaagccaagatcgcataaaaatttctttatttaagacgacAGGTTTCAACAGTCATTGCTTTAAAATCTTTTGGTTGTAAAATATGCTCGTTTTACactgaacctcatgcacaagatgtcaagtggataaaactcaacaCGTCATGTTATTAAATATTTCAGCAATGACAAACGTTTGTAATGTGCTGCGTTTTagccacttgacatcttgtgcgtgaagttcaacgtaaaatgaatatattttacaacaaaaagatgttAAAGACCTAAAGATGACGGCAATGAATGTTGAAAGTTGTCGTCTTGAATAAACTACAGCGTATTTATTGAGTGAATCTAGTTAGTTGAACTGAGtggcactcttttttttttctctgtacagGTCTATGTTACCTATCTCCCTCTCCTAGGTCACTAACGCATGCTTGTCGGGTGGCGCTCGACACGGAGGCAAGTAGGttagaatcctggtggtggaaaattttaaatgtcagtatttggccggcaaggggaggagaggtggtggtgcAAAGTTCCTGTTCATCAGTCTTTGCGCCAGTGCACTGGATTGAagtccaaacctctccgcagtgtctcgcgAATTGAGGGCATGAGTGACTGTTCATGGTGTTCCTTCCGGCGGCTCTCCTTGGTGCTATCCGAGAGGAGAAGACTATGTGCCATCAGCGGTAGCATCATCTCCGTTCCCTTCTTGCTTAACACCAGTACCGCAACGCTAGACTGTACAGCCATCTCATCACAGTCATCAATACGACACAtacacttgacacttcataacagtTCCGAGGAAGACAAGGACAAATCCCGTCCACTGATACCCATTTGCTCCCCAACGCTCATTTCTTGCATATGGGACTCTATGTCAAATTGGTAATGAGTTGCGATGGATAAAAAAGGAAGATCACGATTAATCAGCCCATCAGAAATATCGTCAGATGCGGAGCACATGTTCGTATTGGACAAGGACGAGGGAGAGGAACCATTACGGTATTTAGTTTCACCGATTTAGGAATATCTTCGGAAAAGTGAATTCCGATAGCCGAATGGATATTCGAAGCGCTGTCTTCCCATGTACGAGCTTACTACATCGCTACTGCGCATCATCACCTAGTTACTGTAGGTGAAGTGTTTATAGTGAGCTGAGTGTTTCTGGTAGATGGGCTGCTGAGATTGCAGTACACTATGCGTACGAGGCTAGTGAACTTCATGCTACCGGGAACAAATCTCCTATTACTGCTTCTTCAGAGACTCTTACCTGTTAGGATAGGAGCTCTTCGTGTGTTGTAATGCTGCTGCACAAGGTACTTGAAGGGAATGCTTGACTAATGTAGGATGAATATAGCATGACGTCTCACTACAATAACAATGTTATTACTTTTGTTCTTTGAACATTGTAAGTTGAACACTTTATTTATGTAAACATTATACATTACTGTAAACAAGGAACTCGTGCCATACATTAGCTTAAGAAAAAGATAGATCTGCGGTTGACAGCGAAACGGTTCTACATCTTATGATATACTATAAACATTGTCAATCACAATTTAGCTCTTTAGGAACTATCATAGTGCTAGCTCTGGCTTCATCGTCCAGAACTACCTAGGCTATTCAGTGAGTTCCCTTACATAGATAAGCATCAATTTGCAGTAATGTGGTTGAGGTTAATTTTCATAGTAATCACATTAATAGAGGAAAAGCTAAACAATTAGAACTTCACATGCTTGACGTCAGGTAAGAAAATGGAGCACAGGGTAGAGAACACATGCCCCTTTTTTAAACTTttagtttaatttaaaaaattaagaaattaagtAGCAAGAATTAATAGTTTATGAGTATTTTGCTGTTTCTGCACTAATGTTAATTAATTCAATTATGCTACTAACTCTAGTGAACTTCAATGAgtcgtaaaaaaaatttaaagaactgaaGGATTTTAAATCTATGGCTTAGACATAACGACAGCTTCGATTAATTTTTATGTCTAATTTCAGTTAATCTAGGTGAGCGAAGATTACAAATGGTAATTTATCGGATCAGGAACTGTGTCCAACGCATGGGCTGTACTATGGCTCTTGCATATTTAGTATAATAATATACTGGTAATAGAGAATACAGTGTTACGTTCTTGTGTGAAAATGCTGTTGAAGACCGAATCTTCCAGAAGGATAACCATGGCTGTATCAGTTTTTCGGATGAGTGTGTATAGAATGTGAACACAGAGTGAGAGGGGTAGCAGGTTGAAGAGAGCGCTTGTCGAGCCTGGGAAGGAGCCTGGTCTCCCGCCTCCCGCCGCACCCGACGCTCACCCGAAGCTGGAGCTGTAGGAGGCGGCGTGAGCGCCGCTGCTGTAGCTGaaggcgccgcccccgccgccgccgtagCTGGAGGCGTGGCTGGCAGCGAACCCGGGACCGCTGAAGCTCGAGGCGCCGGCCAACCCACCCTCGGCCACGGCGCTCGCCCCCACGCCGCCCCCTGCTGCCTCCGACGCCGCCGCCGCAGACGCAGACGCCGTGGGCAGTGGGGCCGCCGCAGCCACCACGTGCGGCTCCGGGAACACGAAGACGTCGCCCGCTCCTGCGGAAGATCACACTTCATAAGAGCTGCTCAAAGCAGAAATTTCCGTGGTCTCGCAAACACATGTTGCTACAACTGGGAAACTTATTTATGTTATATTCGCACATATTGTAAAGCAACTAATGTTAAGCGCCGATTTGAttttaaaaaaagaaggaaacagaaTACTATGGTGGTCAAAACAAATGCTgcatattctgaaggtggtaggggtaaaatacagggagcgaaaggctatttacaatttgtagagaaaccagatggcagttataagagtcgaggggcatgaaagggaagcagtggttgggaagggagtgagacaggcttgtagcctcgccccgatgttattcaatctgtatattgagcaaccagtacaggaaacaaaagaaaaatttggagtaggaattaaaatgcatggagaagaaataaaatctttgaggttcgccgatgacattggaattctgtcagagacagcaaaggacttggaagagcagttgaacggaatggacagtgtcttgaaaggaggatataagcaaaagcaaaaatgaggataatggaatgtagtcaaattaagtcgggtgatgctgagggcattagattaggaaatgagacacttaaagtagtaaatgagttttgctatttggggagcaaaataactgatggtcgaagtagagaggatataaaatgtagactggcaatggcaaggaaaccatttctgaagaagagaaatttgttaacatcgagtatagatttaagtgtcaggaagtcgtttctggaagaatttgcatggagtgtagccatgtatggaagtgaaacgtggacgacaaatagtttatacaagaagagaatagaagctttcgaaatgtggctctacaaaagaatgttgaagattagataggtagatcacataactaatgaggaggtattgaatagaactggggagaagagaaatttgtggctcaacttgactagaagaacggatcggttggtagggcatattctgaggcatcaggggatcaccaatttagtattggaggacagcgtggagggtaaaaatcgtaatgggagaccaagagatgaatacactaaacagattcagaatgatgtaggttgcagtaggtactgggagatgaagaagctttcacaggatagagtagcatggagagatgatgcatcaaacgagtctctggactcaagaccacaacaacaacattgcgaaAATGTAATATTATACAAACTGAAAGTGGAGGGTATGCCCGCACATCCACCGTCGACGCGactgcacagatattgcttcgacgTTCTCCCCCTCTCCCACGAAATCagacaaaacggggtgtagaatattgtcGATACGAAGCTATGCcggggtgctgcggatgacaaccaaggtagtcctgctgtgaaatgaaatcgcaccccagaccatcatttctGTTTGCTCAGCCGTATGGCGGGCCAGTGAGGCTGGTATTCAGCCATTGTCCGCCTAGCGCGTACTTCGGTGAtagatgattttaataatttccacaacgaaattctgtctcggaatctggaagaaaatccaaagagattctggtcatacataaagcgcatcagtggcaagacgcagtcaataccttcactgcgcgataacaacggtgaagtcactgatgacagtgccactaaatcagaattattaaacacggttttccgaaaatccttcaccaaagaagacgacgtaaa
This region includes:
- the LOC126416604 gene encoding keratin, type II cytoskeletal 68 kDa, component IB-like, which produces MATPRHLPLLLALLLFAVARTAPTDIAGAGDVFVFPEPHVVAAAAPLPTASASAAAASEAAGGGVGASAVAEGGLAGASSFSGPGFAASHASSYGGGGGGAFSYSSGAHAASYSSSFGPAGAAVHHSASFSFSHSQGLGHGQQQFQQLPPEFVRRRGSSSNPALKSPELLRRLMRRLSTARRNATTFLRRAAASSH